The Montipora foliosa isolate CH-2021 chromosome 6, ASM3666993v2, whole genome shotgun sequence genome includes the window AAGAACttctaccaaaaaaattatcatcCCTGCCCATAACTCTTACATGCATTGCAGGTAAAATTATGGCTAATTGGACAAACTAATAAATGTGTCATCCTGAAGACACATTTATCAGGGCTCGAAGTTGCGACcgatacagtcgcatttgcgactacatttttccctttgcgactaaaatatctggtgAAGTCGCAATTTTGGGACTTCTTGACACCTTCgctcttttgaaacaaaagggttagcagttgccactttgctgctaattttgctaaaataaataaataaatgacaaaattatttgttttctcgctgtgaattttctctgaagatagcgtaattgtagagtaatttagctgcgatatCCCAGtgtacgtgcacagctccattccttcgatcattcgccattttcagcagtttctttacacacaagtattgcgggctcatatttttttgctaaaccgctgacaacacaatgcagtgcagcgattttgcgactaaaatttgcgaaattgcaactaaattttcgtatcttatcgcaaaatgcgagtggtttttttcgttaatttcgagccctgtttaATTAGGCAGCATCTTCAATGTCACACTCTTGCATACAGTTACTCTCTTTTTTCTCTAGATCTATTAAAATCTGGAACttaccccggggggggggggggggtggtactcgatgtatccctggttggggaggtgcagcgcggcccctcataccctgaccctgtttaagacaaatatcgctgattttcctacccattttaagacagaattccgatttttgatatcctgtttaagacatttaacccagtttaagacaaaaatagataaatcgataccctgattaagacaaaaaatgataaattcgataccctgttcaagacaaaaatcccgaaaaacataccctggctagccacacgtccccattaagcccttatatgacgctcaaaatgtcagcttttagaatctctgtatggtggtcaatttacattaccaactccgttgataaaaccaaatttttgtatacttcttCCCCAcggacgcagcaccacagtttctttagaaactgccCCCTTCATTCAACATTAACAATGCCTAGCAGTGTTCAAACTGCCATAATTAGTCTTTTCAGCATTAATTCACACAAATGTGATGCCTTCAGAGGATCACTCCTTTGCTCCATACCAGGTGccagaggttatttttttcatttagaaGAGGCAAATTCTGTGGCAAAGCCACAGCCACAAGGCGTGAAGTGCTGAGAGGAGAAAAGTAGTTCAGTTTTGGTTTTTCAGAGATATTTAATTTTCAAGGGGCCAATGGAGCCAGGGTATTCTTTCCGTCATTTTGAACACATGAAACAATTCCTTCCCAGGTTACTTCATGCTCTAATTAGACATCAGGTTGAGGTTTTTTTGGTTCAGCCCAAATTCTCAATGACAAGAAACTCTGCAAATACTCCCCTTTTTTatatacatattttatttttgtagGCCGTTTCTGATTGAGATTGTATTTATCGTGGAAAACCTTGAGATTTCGAATTGTGAGACCGTGAGATGAGTCCAGAAATCGTGGTCTGGATGATGCCACTCAACTGCATTGCAACATTTGGTAAACAGGACTCTAATATTTactttcatttacattttgttgtaatttttgttttccttaggTCATTCCAGTTTTGTCATTTGTACGGCGATTTCTTGACGAGAATCCATTAATTGCATGTTCTGAGGAGCTGCAATATATCAAGTCAAGATTGCTAACAGAAGTAGATCAactcaaagtaaaacaaaaagcaGGAATTCTAAATATATGTGCAAATCAGGACAAGTAAGTGTCATCCCTTACAAATTGCTGCTTCTCagaattcactttttttttcaatcaggcATGAAAATGGACACCAAAGGCTTGCACAAACACTTACAGCAGTTACATTATTAGTGAACAATGGTTGAAGACTGATCCCAGCTAAAAGATAGAACTGTTTCACTCAATGTCATGTTTGCTTGATCACTGAGCTGAAGGGTATTGAAATCTGGGGTAGTGTCGAAAACAAAGACCTCGAAAATGAAGAACCACTTGAAAAAGCGTACAATTAAGGTTAattcaaatgttatttttgaaaagttAGTCCTACTGTAAGCAGATcttaggggccgattacatgagctgGGATGGCCCGGTTAGCTGGGCTGACTCAtttagccgagatcccggcacgtctgagaaaaaacaccaaaaatcaagtttcagattacatggaaaaattccagcccggttagccgggtaACCGTCGTTACGATGCCGCGATCCtggctaaccgggctgagattttttcATGTCATTGCATTCACTAggacagcccggttagccgggccagcgatttctaaccacattactccactttagagcaaaatggcccacAGAATAGTcgtttttttatgaaaatacAAGATGTATAAGATAGCAAACCTTTAAAATATATTATTGTAGAAGGATGAATTTTAATAGcaatttagcgagacaaactTCCCTCCACTTCTTCTTGTTGTTATTATCTTTTTCACATGACATATTCTAGATTCGGTCAGTATAAAGGgaggactgcggactgcggccTAGGTATGAAACAAGGACTGAGTTTTCAAAAACGGAGTACAGAGCAAAACTAGGTTTGTACTGGCCCAGatacagattttaaaaaagccctTGAGCACTCTAATATTCCGTGTGAAAATGTGCTCAGTTAAAACATCGACTGGGCTAGAGAAAGTAGGATTAGAGATTTATCACAAAATTGTACTTTAATCCAtgaatttaaaaaggaaaaggaaaggaaatcagCATCTTCTCTGAGGTCCTTCACATTTCTCGATTAGTAAACATAAAGCTGGTGACCCGCAAAGGATTTCATTTAGCCTGGTATTACATGACGTGAGCCAGCCCGGGTTGGACGAAATTCAGAATGTCATGTGAAaaatgataacaacaacaagtaGAGAGACGTTTGTCCcactaaattgttattaaaattcaccattctacaatttaaagaagccttatgGGTTGCTATCTTCTTTATCCttaatttaaacataaaaaaacgattattccgtgggccattttgctctaaagtggacTAATGTGGTTAGAAATCACTGGCCCAGCTAACCGGGCTGTCCCGTTGAACGCAATTACATGAAAAAATCTCAGCCCAGTTAGCCGGGATCTACCCATTCAGCTACTACAGCTttgtaggcctaattagacctaaaacgttattgctcccaattcattgaattaagattaggattcagattaagtcTGAGATTAGGAGCAGTAACTTTTTAGGCCTGATTAGGCCTTagaacgatatttaatctcaaatccaacctttgttggttagtattcattgtatggtggggtcatacatggtattttggtgcttcgttttgCAGTTTCGttgtttcggtgtttcgttGTTCAGTAATGTCCAGTTTATACCCACTTCAAATTCTTTGTTGGTACCCAGTTTGCCATCTCAATATAAATCAATTAACGtaaacaatcaatcaatcaatcaatcaatctgtCAGGTATTTTCTAGATGTGAAGATAGCTGTTCCTGATGACTATCACACAGCTGCAGTTCGGTGGGTGAAATTAACTCTATGGTCTTACACAGCTATGATAGAGAAATAAACATTAGAATCCCTCTTGCATTTTTCTGAAAGGTATAATAGTCTTCGAAGGTATTTGACTTTGAATTTTGTAAAGGGGCAATAAGCTGTGAAACATGTTGATTTTGGTTTTGTCAAATTATACATCATCTCACGAAATTAAAAATCATATCACCTCTTGtttatattaaataaataaataaataaataacgggGAAAACACTTTACAGTCATAGACTGAGAAACCTGTGGCCCTCACCTAAATTATAACAAGGAAATCAACTGGCGAAGACGTTTGACTTTGTAATTATGACCTCTGCATACTTTGAAGTTCTAATTTAAAATTCTAGGATTCAAAGTCACATCGCACACTGAAAAGGGCTGCTTTTCTGGTCCATATTTGAATTTAGCTGTTTGGAAATGTTGCAAATGTTATTAAAAGTTACAAGAAGAGTATTATTACTGGCACTAGAGAATGGTTTTTGTTGCTGAGCTCGAAacaatttcataaaaaaaaccacCCCAAAATGATTTAAAGACAGTATAACAACGGACTAAAAATGTGCGAAAGGAAAGCATATTTGCGTATTGCTTACAGCCTTTTCAGTTCATAATTGCGGGAACCTTGAGGAATCTAATGAGAAATGGCGGCACGGAGATtcgaattttatttttgaatacTGATATTATCTCACAAATACTCTCCTATCCCCAagtggccatgtaatgttctgtttataaTTTGTCTAGATACTGAAgaaatgtccagattaaaacctacttgttttattcattttcgaaatggtaAAAAAGTGGTCATCAACTGCTAAAACGTGCAAGTTGTGTAAAacatcatgataatgtcaaattgagTCATAAACATATTAATTAATGTATCGGTAGTATGGATCTGAGGAGAAAAATTATATTAGTTAGTGCAAAAGCATCTTACATGTATAAGGAAGAGAAAGCTCGCTTCATGTAAGTTACCTttacaacacctatatcctcacatgtgacaGATATAgaagatattacatggccgcgtggggatacgaattttatcttagagtgctgcaagtatctctcacgagtgagagatactttcagcacgagaaggtaaaattcgtatccccaagggGCCATGTcatgttctgtttattacatagatattgatgaaatgtctagatttaaaacaacttgttttatgcagtttcgaaatgatgaaaaagtggtcaccaaccgctaagacacgcatgttgtgtaacttgaaacaagatatgaaagttatgaaaaacaaatcatgataatgtcaaattttgcaataaaaatgttaatgtagtggaggacaattatattaaagcacaaaagtatcttacaatgaagagaaagctcgcgttttattggctaatcgtcttggttaccatgacaacacctatatcctcacatgtgaaagataaaaatgatatgttcactgcgcgtggtgaagatatgattttttagtaaaaggagaaatcctggtatttcatcaatatctatataataattaacaattattcctcgagcccgaatgggctctaagtcaatagcccatgagggcgaaggccgaatgggctattgactcagaggccatgagggcgagaggaattattgttttagtaaactccaactagttggtcaaaaaaatatctttcgctagttaaagctagactttaattgctgttttggttttcaaagccggcgcttttcgctactagtgggctataacaaatagcctactagtagctcaaccaatcagaacgcagcattgataatagaccactagttggattttactaataaaaAATATCTTCACTGGTTGCTGAGATTTAGATTGGAACTAAGCAGAATttactttaaattttcaaacaGAATTGATCTCAGAGAGTCAAACTTTCCAGAAAACTTGGTACGTGTGTTCCTTGGTCGAGCTGTTGACATGGCAAGGCAATGTGTAGAGCCACCACTGCGACGTACACCAAAGTATGTGAATGGAATTCCAAATCACTAACATTTAACTGAAAATGTGATTCACGGTTGAAATCATACAGAGAACTCAAATTCAATTGTCAACCTCACCCAGCTAAAGATTGCTGGGTCTCAATTACTCATTACTATAAATGATTTAAATGTaactgaaaagaaaaggaagccGATAACATCTCTTAGCTTAAAATATTTTGGTTTCCAAGACAAATTCTGTCTAAACTGGGGGCATCAGCCTTATTAGCTCTGTGTTTCCCGATACTAAGTAAAAGAAGATAATAGACCTGCTCTGCGCCACTTTATTCAGCCGAATGCTGTACAAAGGATAGTGACATTTAAATAACCctatttatttttgcattttatgcTTTCAGAAATCCGCCATTTGAACCAAAACCGTCATTAAAATTGGTGTGCGACTTCCTTGTTGCTGAATGTGTTAGAGTTTGTCCAAGAGAGACTTGTCCAATATGCCAGAAGAGAGCATTACCTGAAGATCCAAAGGTACGTTAGTGAAGGTGCTTTCATTTTTAGGAATCTAAACCTGTAAGTATTACAAATTAACTGCCCATAGCGCTTAGGGGTTTTTTGTCGCTACTGCTGCTTCTATCTGTACCTTGCAGGAAGCCATTACAGATCCCACGGACCCACAATTTGTTGAACGCATTTATTGTAATCATCTTTTTCATTTTGGGTGCCTGGACAAGTACATGAAAACTCCGCCTTTTCAAGGTACAATTTTAAACAGGATCTGGTATTCTTCATCTTTTCAATATTGCATCCTCAAATTTAATATCTGTGCTTATAAGTGGATAACTCATagtcatatttttgttttctttttcaggagGAAAGAAATGTCCATCTTGTAAACAAAGAATATATCATGAAAGATGGAAAGTTACTCCCAGACTTGCTGAAGAAAGATGGGCACATCACGAAGCCAAGAAAAGGGAGTTGTCTGAAGTGGTGGACTTTTTAGGAGACTGCCTCTGACAATAGTTCATCAATTTCTTGAAAAAATCCCCTTTATTTTAGGACCGTGTAATTACAGCACAGGCTCCCCAACTTTACGATTTAAATGCTTAGTAACGGAAAATATATACTTAGGTTTTGTGTAATATATctaacacgagaaggagtgtttcatcggatatccaaacaccgagaagcgagttgaaaaacgaggccgaaggccgaattcagtttaaccgatttcgaggtgattggatatctgatgaaacactcttttgagtgtttgatattgcttctcaaaggaatcagtatgcttaaatcaaagttggcgaaatttatgctaattaagaccacatatcggAACTTCCTTCCTTTTGGCTTATATAAGAATTATTAATGCGTTTGAGAACTGAGAAATCGAAAATTTCGGGAAAATAAGCTCATCTTGCCAGTAAGCGATGAACGGAAAGAAAACAATCCTACTTTTGGTCCATCTTTAGTTTTTCTGAAAGCGATTCGGATTGGTTTTGGGATCCCCTCTCAACCTGGCCCCAGTCACTGCGCCATCAAATGGATTTATCCGGTGGAAAGCGTTATCcacattttgaacaactggggtgaTGGTTTGTACCGCCTACTTTTATCTGAGCATTCAAATTGTGAGTTTAGCCTAGCTGtaattattgttaatatttTTAAGATAAATGTTATCTATATAATTACCACTAAGAACGAAATTAAAGTGTCAAAAGAGCTTACACAGCTTACACACTAATCGCGACTTTCGGTTATTACATTGTTCATTAAGCCATTTTACATTCTGGATTTCTTGATTACTTCGGTGATTTTTGCCAAAAAGGTAATTACGAAAATGAACAATTCGATTCCGATGAAATAGTGCAAACACTGGTATCTAAGAACGGAGAGACTTAGCCTCGCGTTCACGGCAAAACCGGCGTCCGGCTGAAATTTGTAGTTTGCCAAAAATCAAGAAAGACTGTTTGGTTCCAGTTACTTTCTTGCCTTTTAGCTGCAGACATCGAGCAACTTTACCAAAGGAGACAAGTTTCAAGCCTTCCGTTTTACGTGAACGTGATGCTAATTCCTAGTCTCTCTATTTCGTGTACGTGAAGCGGGAAACGGCAGGCTATGCACGAGAAATTTTCTTATTCAaacttgtttttctcttttgagaGGTTGCTCGATATCTCTTGATAATAAGCAAGCAATGAGCTA containing:
- the LOC138007217 gene encoding uncharacterized protein isoform X1; protein product: MDLVSGPDRQRTIESELEMVKKSLSEKIEGCEILSCHPVAVNVRITRTKFKSVVAVLQFPEKYPTSAVIVEIKSKTLSPRLLIKLTELCDQEAKKLLGRQQVIPVLSFVRRFLDENPLIACSEELQYIKSRLLTEVDQLKVKQKAGILNICANQDKYFLDVKIAVPDDYHTAAVRIDLRESNFPENLVRVFLGRAVDMARQCVEPPLRRTPKNPPFEPKPSLKLVCDFLVAECVRVCPRETCPICQKRALPEDPKEAITDPTDPQFVERIYCNHLFHFGCLDKYMKTPPFQGGKKCPSCKQRIYHERWKVTPRLAEERWAHHEAKKRELSEVVDFLGDCL
- the LOC138007217 gene encoding uncharacterized protein isoform X2, with amino-acid sequence MDLVSGPDRQRTIESELEMVKKSLSEKIEGCEILSCHPVAVNVRITRTKFKSVVAVLQFPEKYPTSAVIVEIKSKTLSPRLLIKLTELCDQEAKKLLGRQQVIPVLSFVRRFLDENPLIACSEELQYIKSRLLTEVDQLKVKQKAGILNICANQDKYFLDVKIAVPDDYHTAAVRNPPFEPKPSLKLVCDFLVAECVRVCPRETCPICQKRALPEDPKEAITDPTDPQFVERIYCNHLFHFGCLDKYMKTPPFQGGKKCPSCKQRIYHERWKVTPRLAEERWAHHEAKKRELSEVVDFLGDCL